Proteins from a genomic interval of Sphingobacterium sp. SYP-B4668:
- a CDS encoding DUF3467 domain-containing protein, giving the protein MENNSQENQELSIELTEEVAEGTYSNLAIITHSSTEFVVDFVRIMPGVPKAKVKSRIILTPEHAKRLLGALQDNIVRFEAQNGTIKTNENSLPLNFGGPTGEA; this is encoded by the coding sequence ATGGAAAATAATAGTCAGGAAAACCAAGAGTTGAGTATTGAGTTGACCGAAGAGGTAGCGGAAGGGACTTATTCCAATCTAGCCATAATTACCCATTCCTCTACGGAGTTTGTTGTCGATTTTGTGCGTATCATGCCAGGAGTACCTAAGGCGAAAGTAAAATCTCGGATTATCCTAACACCAGAGCATGCGAAAAGGCTTTTGGGCGCGTTGCAAGATAATATTGTCCGTTTTGAAGCTCAAAATGGTACTATTAAAACAAACGAAAACAGTTTACCACTTAATTTTGGTGGTCCTACAGGCGAGGCCTAG